The Acetobacter sp. DNA window GCGTAGTTGATTGGCCCCGGCACCAGCCGGAACGCCTGTTCAGGGGAATTATTTCGACGTGGTGGATATCAGAAGCAACAGACGCGATGCAGACGGGCAGAGCGTCATCACCGCCAACCGGTTGCTGGACGGCATTACTGTCTGGCGGGCTGCGGATGGCTCGTGGAAAGAACGCATCACTGAATCCACACCGGTTTCCAACACGGAAGTAGAAGGCCTTCTCTCTTCATTGCAGGGCAAGGCTCAGGAGCTGGGTCTGGTCGGCATCTACGGTGTTCAGGTTCAGGACTCTCCTGACGGCAGGATCGTTCCCGTGACGTCCCGTGAGCGTATCCGCGCTTTCGGCCCTTCCGTTCACCCCGAATTCTCCCCACTCTGAGAGGTGCGCCATGTCAACAGAAACCATGACACGCGCTGAAGCTGCTCCCGCCGTGCTGCCGGTCGGCCGTTACGGTTACGATCAGGTCGATCGCACCTTCCTGCGTGAGCGGATCGAGCAGTTCCGCGATCAGGTCAATCGCCGCATCGCCGGTGATCTGACCGAAGAAGAATTCAAGCCGCTGCGTCTGATGAACGGGCTGTATCTGCAGCTTCACGCCTACATGCTGCGCGTGGCCGTGCCCTATGGCACGCTGGGCAGCAAGCAGGTCCGCGCCCTCGCCCGCATCGCCCGCGAGTTCGACAAGGGCTACGGCCATTTCACCACGCGCCAGAATA harbors:
- a CDS encoding DUF2849 domain-containing protein, producing the protein MDIRSNRRDADGQSVITANRLLDGITVWRAADGSWKERITESTPVSNTEVEGLLSSLQGKAQELGLVGIYGVQVQDSPDGRIVPVTSRERIRAFGPSVHPEFSPL